GATCTTGTAGCCGATGTTTCCGGACTGCAGGTCCGGGAAGATGAACACGGTGGCCTGGCCTGCCACTGCGGACTCCGGCGCCTTCTTGGCCGCCACGGAGGGCTCCACGGAGGCGTCGAATTGCAGCGGGCCGTCCACGGCCAGCTCGCCGTCGAGGGAGCGGGCGTGTTCCACAGCGGCGGCGACGGCCTCCACGTCCGGGCCCGCACCGGAGGTGCCGGTGGAGTAGGACAGCAGAGAGACCTTGGGGTCAATGCCAAACTGGGCGGCAGTCTTGGCGGAAACCACGGCGATCTCGCCGAGCTGTTCGGGGGTGGGGTTGGGGTTGACGGCGCAATCGCCAAACGCCCACAGCCGGCCCTGCATGACCATGAGGAAGATCGAGGACACCACGGAGGCGCCGGGAGCGGTCTTGATGATCTGGAAGGACGGCTTGATCGTGTGGGCGGTGGTGTGCGCCGCGCCGGAGACCATGCCATCAGCCAGGCCCTTGTGCACCATCATGGTGGCAAAGTAGGAGATGTCCTTCATGGTCTCGCGCGCCTGCTCCAGGGTGACACCCTTCTTCTTGCGCAGCTCCGCGAACTCGGCGGCGAAGTCCTCCACGTAGTCATTGTGCTGCGGGTCGAGCAGCTGCGCGTCCGCCAGATCGAGGTTCAGCTCGCCGGCGCGCGCGCGGATCGCCTCCGGGTCCCCCAGGATCGTCAGCTTAACGACGCCCCCTTCCAGCAGCTGGTGCGCCGCCTGCAGGATGCGATCATCATCGCCTTCCGGAAGCACGATGTGCGAGCCCGTCGTGGCGGCCTGTTTGAGCAGCCACGCCTCAAAGGCCTCGGGCCCCATGACCGGCTGGGCCGCTTCTTCGGCGGCCGCGCGTAGGGCGTCAGCGGTGAGTTCGTCGGCGGTGAGCTGGGCGGCGACCACCGCCTTGCGGGAGGCGGCGTGCTCGGCGGCAAGCTCGGCGGCGGGGCCGGGGGCGTCGATAAGCAACACCAGTGGGCTGCCGAGCGCGGCGGCAACGCGGGCATCAAAGTCCACCTCACCGGTGCCCAGCAGCAGCGCGGGGCCCGCGGCGAGCAGGTCGGCGTCCAGCAGCCGGGCGACGGAGAGCTCCTGAGCTTGCAGATCAATGACCGTCCAACCCAGCTGTTCGGCCAGCGCCGTCGCGTTCACCCCCTCGAAGTTCCGGTTGACCAGGGACAGCAAGCAGGAGTGCGGCTGCGTCATTAAAAGCCTTTCATGGGGTAACTCAAGAGACGTATCGCTGCCAGCAAGGCTGCGGGGCGGCGGCAGTGGCGCGCGCAGCGCCCGAAATTCTTTGCCCCTTGTCAAGGGCGTATGTGGCCTGCCCCACGGCGGCGGCGCGTGTGTGACCGCGAACCATCCTACTAGCCATATCCCGCACCGTGAAATGCTCGCACCCTTTCCCCAGGCAGGGCGACCTCAGTACTATGGACACGGCTGAAGCCGGCGGGCAGGTCGACGCCGAAACGCACCGGCCCCGCCCCCGCCACCACACCGCCCCGTGAATCGGACGACTACACAAAAGGAATGATCACCACGATGTCAGAGCAGTCCAGAGCCTTGCGCGTCGCCGTTGTTGGCGCCGGCCCCGCCGGAATCTACGCCTCCGACCTGCTGGTTAAGGCAGATCAGGACGTCGCCGTGGATCTCTACGAGCGCATGCCCGCCCCCTTTGGGCTCATCCGCTACGGCGTCGCCCCGGACCACCCCCGCATCAAGGGCATTGTCACCTCCCTGCACCGCGTGCTGGACAAGCCGGAAATCCGCCTGCTGGGCAACATCGACGTCGGAAACGACGTCACCATCGAAGAGCTGGCCGACTACTACGACGCCATCGTGTTCTCCACCGGCGCCACCGGCGACCGCGACCTGCCCATTCCCGGCTCTGACCTGCCCGAATCCTACGGCGCCGGGCAGTTCGTGGGCTTCTACGACGGCAACCCGGACTTCACCCGCGACTGGAACCTCGCCGCCGAATCCGTCGCCGTGGTCGGCGTGGGCAACGTGGGCCTAGACATCGCCCGCATCCTGGCCAAGACCGGCGACGAACTGCACGTCACCGAAATCCCCGACAACGTCTACGAAGGCCTGTCCGGCAACGCCGCCAAGGAAGTCCACATCTTTGGCCGCCGCGGCCCCGCCCAGGCCAAGTTCACCCCCATGGAGCTCAAAGAGCTGGACCACTCCCCGACCATCGAGGTCATCGTGGACCCCGAGGACATCGACTACGACGCCGCCTCCGAAG
Above is a genomic segment from Corynebacterium uberis containing:
- the pta gene encoding phosphate acetyltransferase, with the translated sequence MTQPHSCLLSLVNRNFEGVNATALAEQLGWTVIDLQAQELSVARLLDADLLAAGPALLLGTGEVDFDARVAAALGSPLVLLIDAPGPAAELAAEHAASRKAVVAAQLTADELTADALRAAAEEAAQPVMGPEAFEAWLLKQAATTGSHIVLPEGDDDRILQAAHQLLEGGVVKLTILGDPEAIRARAGELNLDLADAQLLDPQHNDYVEDFAAEFAELRKKKGVTLEQARETMKDISYFATMMVHKGLADGMVSGAAHTTAHTIKPSFQIIKTAPGASVVSSIFLMVMQGRLWAFGDCAVNPNPTPEQLGEIAVVSAKTAAQFGIDPKVSLLSYSTGTSGAGPDVEAVAAAVEHARSLDGELAVDGPLQFDASVEPSVAAKKAPESAVAGQATVFIFPDLQSGNIGYKIAQRTGDALAVGPILQGLNKPINDLSRGATVPDIVNTVAITAIQAGGNK
- a CDS encoding FAD-dependent oxidoreductase, yielding MSEQSRALRVAVVGAGPAGIYASDLLVKADQDVAVDLYERMPAPFGLIRYGVAPDHPRIKGIVTSLHRVLDKPEIRLLGNIDVGNDVTIEELADYYDAIVFSTGATGDRDLPIPGSDLPESYGAGQFVGFYDGNPDFTRDWNLAAESVAVVGVGNVGLDIARILAKTGDELHVTEIPDNVYEGLSGNAAKEVHIFGRRGPAQAKFTPMELKELDHSPTIEVIVDPEDIDYDAASEEARRASKSQDLVCQTLEQYAMREPKGAPHKLFIHFFESPVEILGENGHVVGFKTERTELDGNGGVRGTGKFTTWPVQAVYRAVGYRSDAVTGVPFDANKAVIPNDGGHVLSAPDGEIIPGLYTTGWIKRGPVGLIGNTKSDAKETTEMLLADFAAGKLDAPEADKDNREAVVEFLKSKGIAVTTWDGWHRLDAAERALGEAEGRERKKIVEWDEMVSHAGAEYEI